ATACCGATAAAAAGTATCGCGAGAAAAACCCATCAGCTTGCAAGCTCTGGAAACATTACCAAGCTCTTCAGCCAGATTCAGCAGACCAATCTTGTGTTTTATGATGTTTTGATTGAAACTGGACATGTGGTTCTCCTTGGGCATAGTGCCTGGTTTGATGGTTCGTTTGCACTTCCATCAAAAAGGAGAACCTCTTCTGTTTCAAGAGGAAATGTCAGATCAAGTCGGAACTAATACAATTTATTTCAAACAGACATATCAAATTATCAACTTAATTTTATTCAGACTGGTACTGCAAAGCCTTCTCTTTGAGTTCCAGTGCAGCAGAGTCATTCGGGTCCGCTGAAAGAATCTGCTCCAGCAGCCCGAGAACCTTATCTGTCTTTCTCTTTTTCCAATAGTGCATGGCCAAACGGAACTTACCGGAATCAATGGGAGAGTGAACGGATTCGGCAGCTAAATGCTTTGTAAACTCTGCTCGCCCCATTCTATCGCCTGCCGCCTCATACCTGGCAACAGCCTCACTTCTAACTGCAGTCTGATTCGTTCCCTGAACGGAATACCAGTATGGATGTCCAGCAATAATTGCATGAAGCGTTTTCCGCTTCTCAGCAAGCAAGCCATCCATCTGGGCGACATTTACTATTACCCCGAATTCAGCAAGCGCTCGACCCTGCCAGCCGTTCTCAGCAAGGGAGAGCCAGAATTCCCATTTTTCAAATGTAGAAAAAACTGAAGAAGAATTTTGCAACTCTTTCCACGCACTACGCCGGAAAAGGCTTGCCCCCGGGGCCGGGGGTTCAACAAGGGCCTGCTGCAACGCAAAGGGCATTCCCCAGGCCGGAACTGCGGCAGGCCCAAAAAACAAAGTCCTAGGCGAAACCCATCCAGCTTCACTTTCCTGCTCAAGCTGCGAAACAGCCCTTGCAATATAGGACGAAATGAGAACCTCGCCGGCACAAAGTGCACACACATAGTCACCTGAAGCCCAGTCAAGAGCCTGCTCCATTGCTCCATTAATATCAGCAGGATCATACGCAAGCAGATGAAGCTTATCCTCTGCCAAGACTTCAATGCGGCCCTTTATGTCCGAATACCTGACAAGAGAAGAGAGCCGCGCAAAAAAATTATTTTTGACTTGACCGGCGTCCCCTTCAGCGGACGAAAGAATGAGTAGCTCCCAGTTTTCATGCTGTTGTTTAAAAACACTTTCCAGACTCCTCGCCAGGAGCTCAGGATGGGCATTATCAGTAACAACAAAACTGACTTTTCTTGCTGAAGCAGCAACTTCAACATTTTGCCTGAGAAGGAGGGAATATAAAAGATGCCCGATGTTTTTTGAGACATTGATCGAGCTAAGCCAGTCATTGAGCATCTCTATCGCATCATCAACCATTCCGCTCTTTGCCATAAGCAGGGCACAGGCGTAGTAATGAGATTCGAAAGAATGTAACTGCTCAGCAGTTACATTCTCCCGATCGCGAACAAAAGATTTAACAGCCTCAGTGTGGTAAGACAAAAGAGAGGGTAAATTTAATAATGAATCTTCAAAAAAGAATTTCAGATAAGTTGATTTTATATAATATTCTTCATTCAGCTTACGCTGCATATTGCGGGTTTCTAAATTATCCTCATGCTGTAAATACAGCCCTAAATCTTCCTTCAAATGAACAAAATCATGTTTCCGGGAAGCTCTAAGCCAGAATTCATAATCCCCTGCACCGATAAAAGACTCATCAAACAAACCTATTTCTTCATGCAGTGATGCTCGCCACAAAGGCATCGGGCCTATTTCACACCTCCGCATCAGGTTTAAATGATCGTAATCAAGCCATTCAAAACAACCGGTTGTACGTCCGGCACCGAACTCACTATTTGCTTCATCAGTAATAGTGCAATCACTATAGGCTAAAACCGACTCAGGATTTTCTTCTAAGGCCCTGACAAGCTTTTCTATGCATTGAGGATGCTTTCTGTCATCTGTATTTGCATTGGTCAGATACTTTCCTCTGGCCTCGCGTATTCCAATATTCCATGCCGGGTAAAGCCCAATCCTCTCAGGCGTACGTATATAACGGATATTAGGATAACGCTCCTGATATGAACGGACGATATCGCCTTCATTTTCAGGAGAAGCCGCATCAATAACGATCACTTCCATATTCTCAAAAAAAGTCTGCCCCACAAGATTTGCAAGACAGCCGTCTATAAAACGCTCAGAAGCATACGTTGAAACAATTGCTGTTACGAGTGGATTTTCAAAATTTGGCATAAAATAAGGCCTTATATGAGACGGTTAAAAACACCTGAATATTTAACTTAGTAAACGATCAGTCAACTGAAGAGAGAAAACTTTCATATGTATCACGCAAACCGTCCCTGAGGGCGATGGAAGTCTGCCATCCGGTACCATGCAGCTTTGAAACATCCAGCAGCTTTTGAGGAGTCCCATCAGGCTTGTCAGTATCGTAAACAATCTCTCCCTCATAGCCGACAGTCTCCTGAATCAGGAGCGCCAACTCAGCGATACTGAGATCTTTTCCCGACCCCACATTTACAGGAGCCTCATCACTGTACTGCAGCATAAGATGCAGACACGCGTCAGCTAAATCATCAACATGCATAAATTCTCGTCTGGGCCGGCCTGTTCCCCAGACAGTGACAGTGGGACTGCCAGTTATTTTTGCTTCATGAAATTTACGCAGCAAAGCGGGGATCACATGCGAAGTCTCGAGATCATAATTATCGTCCGGACCATAGAGATTGGTAGGCATGACACCTATAGCATCAAAACCGTACTGCCTTCTGTAGGCTGCGCACATTTTAAGCCCGGCAATTTTGGCAATGGCATAAAATTCATTGGTAGGCTCAAGTGCACTCGTTAATAAGCTCGATTCCTGAATCGGTTGCGGGGCAAATTTAGGATAAATACATGATGAGCCGAGAAAAAGCAGCTTGCTCACACCGTTTCGATATGCAGCGTCAATAACATTTGTTTGAATCTGAATATTATCACGAATAAAATCAGCAGGATATATACTGTTGACTTGTATGCCGCCGACACGGGCCGCACATAAAAATACAAATTTCGGCTTTTCCTCATTAAAAAAAGTATCCACGGCCTGCTGATTCCGTAAATCCAGCTCGGAACTTTTTCTAACCAGAATATTATCAAGACCTTCTTTTTTCAGCCTACGATAAATAGCAGAACCAACAAGTCCCCTGTGCCCGGCAATATAAATCAAATCATCGGCATTAAGCTTCATGGCTATTCCTGTGGCTGAAACATTTCAAACCCATGCTGCAAGCACAATTTTTCGCGTTTCGCTTCAATCAAATCCTTCTGGACCATTTCCACAACAAGCTCATTGAATGAAATTTCCGGTTCCCAACCCAGCTCTTCCTTAGCCTTGGAAGGATCCCCCAGAAGACTCATGACCTCAGTAGGACGGTAGTAACGGGGGTCGACAGCAACAATGCATTCCCCGGTTTCCCTATTGATCCCCTTTTCATCTTCAGCCTCTCCGCGCCACTCTATATCAAGACCTACTTCATCCGCGGCAGCATTAACAAAATCGCGAACGGAATGCTGTTCCCCTGTGGCGATCACATAATCCTGCGGAGAATCCTGTTGCAGCATGAGCCACTGCATACGAACAAAGTCTTTTGCGTGACCCCAGTCACGCTTGGCATCCATATTCCCCAGATACAGGCAATCCTGCATACCAAGCTTAATACGGGCCAAGGCCCGCGTAATCTTGCGGGTTACAAAAGTCTCGCCTCGCACAGGGGACTCATGGTTAAAGAGAATACCGTTACAGGCATACATATCGTAGGCTTCACGGTAGTTGACACATATCCAATAACCATAAAGTTTAGCTGCCGCATAAGGTGACCGTGGATAAAAAGGAGTAGTTTCTTTCTGCGGAACTTCCTGGACCAGTCCGAACAGTTCCGAGGTGGAAGCCTGATAAAATCTGGTTTTTTTCTGCAAACCCAGGGTGCGGATAGCTTCAAGAAGACGCAAAGTTCCCAATCCCGTTACATTGGCAGTATATTCCGGACTGTCAAAAGAGACCGCCACATGACTTTGCGCAGCAAGGTTGTACACCTCATCCGGCTGTATTTCCTGAATTACGCGAATAAGATTGGAAGAATCGGAAAGGTCCCCATAGTGCAGGAACAGTCGGCGCCCCTTCTCATGAGGGTCCTGATAAAGATCATCTATTCTCTGAGTATTAAACGACGAGGCACGGCGCTTGATACCATGCACTTCATACCCTTTTTCTAATAAAAAACGGGCTAAATATGCCCCGTCCTGTCCGGTTATCCCAGTGATAAGTGCTTTTTTTGCCATATTAACCTCAAGTATTGGGGCAACGTCACCATTGCCGACTATAATACAAACTATTTTTTACTATTAAATCAACTTTCTTGTATCAGAAGCGAATGACAATTTGAAGCTTGTCCTGTCCTCTCGTCAAGCACAACAATAACCGTTACAGGAAGCCGGTGAGACTGCGAGAACGCCCATTAAGGATGCCGGCCTGACTGTCGATCATTCTTAAAATTTTCTCAGTCATATCTTTCACCACGGCAGCGTCGCCTTTGGATTCGACATTGAGCCTGATCACCGGCTCAGTGTTTGAAGATCGCAAATTAAAACGCCAGTTTTCGTATTCAAAACTGAGTCCGTCAATTTCTGTAAAGACAAGAGCTTCACCCTGAAATTCATCACGGATCATCTTAAAACATTTCTCACTGCTTTCCACTCTGCGATTTATCTCCCCGCTTGAAGGGAAGGCCGCTTTTGCTTCACTTATGAATTCTGAAATTTTTTTCCCTGAAACTGAAAGTAGCTCAACAACAAGAAGCCAGGGGATCATGCCGGAGTCGCAATAGGAAAAATCTCTGAAATAATGATGGCAGCTCATTTCTCCGCCATATACGGCATCTTCCTGCCTCATTCTTTCTTTGATGAAAGCATGGCCGGTTTTCGTTTCAAGAGGGACTCCACCATGCTGCAGAACGACCTTGCGCGTGTTCCAGGTCAGTCTGGGATCATGTAATATTTTTTCCCCGGGATGTTTCCCTAAAATCATCTCTGCAAACAATCCGACCAAATAATAGCCTTCTATGTACTCCCCGTTCTCATCATAAAAAAAACATCTGTCGAAATCACCGTCCCAGGCTATTCCTAAATCAGCTTTGTGCTGGAGAACTGCCTGTGAAGTTTTAGCTCTATTTTCCGGAAGCAGAGGATTCGGTACCCCGCACGGAAAATTACCGTCAGGTTCATTGTTGAGTTTAATAAAATTCAAAGGAAGCACTTTTTCCAGAAGATCAATAATCTTGCCCCCCCCGCCGTTTCCGGGATCAACGACAACCTTAAGCGGCTTAAGCCTGCCCGGCTCTATGTACGTAAGCAGGTGATCAATATACTTTCGGGTATTGTCAACCAGCTCCACTTTGCCGGACTTTGCTGCAACCTTCAGGGAATCCTTTCGTATCAGTTCCTTAATTTTATTCAGCCCGGAATCACCGCTAACAGGGATAGCCTGCTCCCGGACAAATTTCATCCCGTTATAACCTTTGGGATTATGGCTGGCCGTAATCATGATTCCACCATCCAGTCCCAGACTGAACACCGCATGATAGATTTCTTCTGTCCCGCAAAGTCCGATATCCTTTACATCCACTCCTCCTTTATTAAGTCCTTCGATCAACGCAGAACGGAGGGAAGGGCTGGAAAGACGGATATCATAACCGACTGCTACAGTACGGGGGCTAAAGACCTCGGCATAGGCAAGCCCTATTTTATAGGCAAGTTCAGGATTCAACTCTTCTGGAACCCTGCCACGAAGGTCATATGCTTTAAAACAGGAAAATGAAGTATTCGGCATTATTCCTCTCTCGGCACTAAACGTCATGATTCTGAACGGCCATAGACATCGTCAAGCCTTACAATATCATCCTCACCAAGATAGCTCCCGGTCTGAACTTCGATCAGTTCAAGATCCACCTTACCGGGATTCTTTAGACGATGGACCGCAGACAAAGGAATATATGAAGACTGGTCCTCAGTTAAGACCATATCTTCATCATCCCGGGTAACGATAGCCGTTCCTTTGACTACCACCCAGTGCTCTGCGCGGTGGTAATGCTTTTGCAGGGACAATGTCTGGCCCGGATAGACAATAATTCTCTTAACCTGATACCTGTCGCCGGAATCGATACTTTCATAATTTCCCCAAGGCCTGTACACCTTGCAGTGAGTCTCATATTCCTTGCGCCCGGCATTCTTTAAAAAACTGACTACCTTTTTAACATCCTGCACACGGTCAAGGCTTGAGACAAGCACAGCATCCTGAGACTCTACAATAGCGAGATTATCGACCCCCAATCCGACAACAAGGCGGCTTGAAGAATGAGCATAACAATTCCGGCTCTCTTCCATATGAACATCACCAATAGAGACATTTCCGCTGTCATCCTGAGCACCTACTTCGTGTAGTGAGGACCAGACACCGACATCACTCCAGCCACACTCCAGAGGCACAACTACCCCTCTGGAAGTTTTCTCCATCAGTGCATAGTCAATAGATTCAGCAGGGCAATCAGTGAAAGCGGCATCTAATCTAAGAAAATCCAAATCGTTCTTTGCATCTTCAACAGCCTTCCTGCAGCAGTCTACCATCTCCGGTTCATATTTACTGAGCTCTTCCAGAAAAGCTTCAGCCTTGAACATAAACATTCCGCTGTTCCAGTAATAATGGCCTGATTCAACATATTCTGCAGCAGTGGCCAGATCAGGTTTTTCAACAAAAGCATCAATGGCAAAACCTGTTTCAGACTTACCGACTTTAATATCATTGTTGCCTTTTATATAACCGTATCCGGTCTCCGGTTTGTCGGGGACCACTCCGAAAGTAACCAGACTTGAAGCTTCCAATAATTCACGAGCTTCGGAAACAGATTCCAAAAAAGATTCTACATCTGCAATGTAATGGTCGGCAGGAAGAACCAGCAATTCTGCAGCAGCAGAATTCTGGAGAGCAAGAAAAGCACTCACAGCCGTAGCCGGGGCAGTGTTTTTACCTTCAGGTTCAAGCACAATCCGCCCCGGATCACATCCAAGTTCCTGAAGTTGCGACGCTATAATAAAACGGTACTTCTCGTTTGTGACAATTATCGGACTTTCAGCACCGGGGATTTTCATAACCCGATCCACGGTAGCCTGTAATAGTGAAAATCGGCTACCTAAAACAGGCAGCAGCTGCTTGGGAAAATCCTTCCGCGATAACGGCCAGAGACGGGACCCGGACCCTCCGGCTAAAATAACTGGAATCATCATCTTCTCCTTACAAACATTTTACCGCAAAAAATGATCACGACTTTACATTCATACAAATTAGCTACGCAATCAACAGCTAAAAGGCTCAAACCAAGAGTATATACGAGAATCTCGCCTCTGGCCCAACCTACATAAACTTTGTAAACTTTTGCATGCCCGTCAACTAAATTATAAATTCAAAAAACATCACAATTCAATCCACTAAATGACTTTGCGGCAGATTAAATAGTCCGTACAGACAACACATATAAGTATACAAATACCAATTCACGGCAAGAACTCCAGACAGCACAACTCCGGCCACACCTGAAATTGCATGCTGAACTTTCAATGACACACCGGAAGAATTAAAACACAAACAATTATCAAATAGACAATCACAAGACAGGTCTCTATTTTTATGTAGCATTTCAACTAACTGAAGTGTATGTTCAAAAGCAAAATCAAATATATTCTTAGAGTTATCAGTACATGAACTTCTTAATTTTGGGAAGTTCATGTAAATCGCTTAAGGTTATGCAGTGTAAAAACCAGAGGTAAAAACTGGAGAATAGATGCAAAAAACCATTTTA
Above is a genomic segment from Marinifilum sp. JC120 containing:
- a CDS encoding GDP-L-fucose synthase, which produces MKLNADDLIYIAGHRGLVGSAIYRRLKKEGLDNILVRKSSELDLRNQQAVDTFFNEEKPKFVFLCAARVGGIQVNSIYPADFIRDNIQIQTNVIDAAYRNGVSKLLFLGSSCIYPKFAPQPIQESSLLTSALEPTNEFYAIAKIAGLKMCAAYRRQYGFDAIGVMPTNLYGPDDNYDLETSHVIPALLRKFHEAKITGSPTVTVWGTGRPRREFMHVDDLADACLHLMLQYSDEAPVNVGSGKDLSIAELALLIQETVGYEGEIVYDTDKPDGTPQKLLDVSKLHGTGWQTSIALRDGLRDTYESFLSSVD
- a CDS encoding helix-turn-helix domain-containing protein is translated as MSSFNQNIIKHKIGLLNLAEELGNVSRACKLMGFSRDTFYRY
- the gmd gene encoding GDP-mannose 4,6-dehydratase, whose protein sequence is MAKKALITGITGQDGAYLARFLLEKGYEVHGIKRRASSFNTQRIDDLYQDPHEKGRRLFLHYGDLSDSSNLIRVIQEIQPDEVYNLAAQSHVAVSFDSPEYTANVTGLGTLRLLEAIRTLGLQKKTRFYQASTSELFGLVQEVPQKETTPFYPRSPYAAAKLYGYWICVNYREAYDMYACNGILFNHESPVRGETFVTRKITRALARIKLGMQDCLYLGNMDAKRDWGHAKDFVRMQWLMLQQDSPQDYVIATGEQHSVRDFVNAAADEVGLDIEWRGEAEDEKGINRETGECIVAVDPRYYRPTEVMSLLGDPSKAKEELGWEPEISFNELVVEMVQKDLIEAKREKLCLQHGFEMFQPQE
- a CDS encoding mannose-1-phosphate guanylyltransferase/mannose-6-phosphate isomerase — protein: MIPVILAGGSGSRLWPLSRKDFPKQLLPVLGSRFSLLQATVDRVMKIPGAESPIIVTNEKYRFIIASQLQELGCDPGRIVLEPEGKNTAPATAVSAFLALQNSAAAELLVLPADHYIADVESFLESVSEARELLEASSLVTFGVVPDKPETGYGYIKGNNDIKVGKSETGFAIDAFVEKPDLATAAEYVESGHYYWNSGMFMFKAEAFLEELSKYEPEMVDCCRKAVEDAKNDLDFLRLDAAFTDCPAESIDYALMEKTSRGVVVPLECGWSDVGVWSSLHEVGAQDDSGNVSIGDVHMEESRNCYAHSSSRLVVGLGVDNLAIVESQDAVLVSSLDRVQDVKKVVSFLKNAGRKEYETHCKVYRPWGNYESIDSGDRYQVKRIIVYPGQTLSLQKHYHRAEHWVVVKGTAIVTRDDEDMVLTEDQSSYIPLSAVHRLKNPGKVDLELIEVQTGSYLGEDDIVRLDDVYGRSES
- a CDS encoding glycosyltransferase, which codes for MPNFENPLVTAIVSTYASERFIDGCLANLVGQTFFENMEVIVIDAASPENEGDIVRSYQERYPNIRYIRTPERIGLYPAWNIGIREARGKYLTNANTDDRKHPQCIEKLVRALEENPESVLAYSDCTITDEANSEFGAGRTTGCFEWLDYDHLNLMRRCEIGPMPLWRASLHEEIGLFDESFIGAGDYEFWLRASRKHDFVHLKEDLGLYLQHEDNLETRNMQRKLNEEYYIKSTYLKFFFEDSLLNLPSLLSYHTEAVKSFVRDRENVTAEQLHSFESHYYACALLMAKSGMVDDAIEMLNDWLSSINVSKNIGHLLYSLLLRQNVEVAASARKVSFVVTDNAHPELLARSLESVFKQQHENWELLILSSAEGDAGQVKNNFFARLSSLVRYSDIKGRIEVLAEDKLHLLAYDPADINGAMEQALDWASGDYVCALCAGEVLISSYIARAVSQLEQESEAGWVSPRTLFFGPAAVPAWGMPFALQQALVEPPAPGASLFRRSAWKELQNSSSVFSTFEKWEFWLSLAENGWQGRALAEFGVIVNVAQMDGLLAEKRKTLHAIIAGHPYWYSVQGTNQTAVRSEAVARYEAAGDRMGRAEFTKHLAAESVHSPIDSGKFRLAMHYWKKRKTDKVLGLLEQILSADPNDSAALELKEKALQYQSE
- a CDS encoding phosphomannomutase, with amino-acid sequence MPNTSFSCFKAYDLRGRVPEELNPELAYKIGLAYAEVFSPRTVAVGYDIRLSSPSLRSALIEGLNKGGVDVKDIGLCGTEEIYHAVFSLGLDGGIMITASHNPKGYNGMKFVREQAIPVSGDSGLNKIKELIRKDSLKVAAKSGKVELVDNTRKYIDHLLTYIEPGRLKPLKVVVDPGNGGGGKIIDLLEKVLPLNFIKLNNEPDGNFPCGVPNPLLPENRAKTSQAVLQHKADLGIAWDGDFDRCFFYDENGEYIEGYYLVGLFAEMILGKHPGEKILHDPRLTWNTRKVVLQHGGVPLETKTGHAFIKERMRQEDAVYGGEMSCHHYFRDFSYCDSGMIPWLLVVELLSVSGKKISEFISEAKAAFPSSGEINRRVESSEKCFKMIRDEFQGEALVFTEIDGLSFEYENWRFNLRSSNTEPVIRLNVESKGDAAVVKDMTEKILRMIDSQAGILNGRSRSLTGFL